A section of the Streptomyces sp. SCL15-4 genome encodes:
- the hflX gene encoding GTPase HflX, translated as MTSSSSPSQDTKRLAHAYPEGLRADALMEEDVAWSHEIDGERDGDQFDRSERAALRRVVGLSTELEDVTEVEYRQLRLERVVLVGVWTTGTARDAENSLAELAALAETAGALVLDGVIQRRDKPDAATYIGSGKAAELRDVVLETGADTVICDGELSPGQLIQLEDVTKVKVIDRTALILDIFAQHAKSREGKAQVALAQMQYMLPRLRGWGQSLSRQMGGGRGGLATRGPGETKIETDRRRIREKMAKMRREIAEMKTGREVKRQERRRNKVPSVAIAGYTNAGKSSLLNRLTGAGVLVENALFATLDPTVRRAETPSGRLYTLADTVGFVRHLPHHLVEAFRSTMEEVGDSDLILHVVDGSHPTPEEQLAAVREVIRDVGATDVPEIVVINKADAADPLVLQRLLRVEKRSIAVSARTGQGIAELLALIDDELPRPAVETTALVPYTHGKLVARAHAEGEVISEEHTAEGTLLKVRVHEELAADLAPYTPVSA; from the coding sequence ATGACCTCCTCTTCTTCCCCTTCCCAGGACACCAAGCGCCTCGCGCACGCCTATCCCGAGGGTCTTCGGGCCGATGCCCTGATGGAAGAGGACGTCGCCTGGAGCCACGAGATCGACGGCGAGCGGGACGGTGACCAGTTCGACCGCTCGGAGCGCGCGGCCCTGCGCCGCGTCGTCGGCCTGTCCACCGAGCTGGAGGACGTCACCGAGGTCGAGTACCGCCAGCTCCGCCTGGAGCGGGTCGTGCTCGTCGGCGTGTGGACCACCGGCACCGCGCGGGACGCCGAGAACTCCCTCGCGGAGCTGGCCGCCCTCGCGGAGACCGCGGGCGCGCTCGTGCTCGACGGCGTCATCCAGCGCCGGGACAAGCCCGACGCGGCCACCTACATCGGCTCCGGCAAGGCCGCCGAGCTGCGGGACGTCGTCCTCGAAACGGGCGCGGACACCGTCATCTGCGACGGTGAGCTGAGCCCGGGCCAGCTGATCCAGCTGGAGGACGTGACCAAGGTCAAGGTCATCGACCGTACGGCCCTGATCCTGGACATCTTCGCCCAGCACGCCAAGTCCCGTGAGGGCAAGGCGCAGGTCGCGCTCGCGCAGATGCAGTACATGCTGCCGCGGCTGCGCGGCTGGGGTCAGTCGCTGTCCCGGCAGATGGGCGGCGGTCGCGGCGGCCTCGCCACGCGTGGCCCCGGTGAGACCAAGATCGAGACGGACCGGCGCCGGATCCGCGAGAAGATGGCGAAGATGCGCCGGGAGATCGCGGAGATGAAGACCGGCCGCGAGGTCAAGCGCCAGGAGCGCCGGCGCAACAAGGTGCCGTCCGTCGCCATCGCGGGCTACACCAACGCCGGCAAGTCCTCCCTGCTCAACCGCCTCACCGGCGCCGGCGTCCTGGTCGAGAACGCGCTCTTCGCGACCCTGGACCCGACCGTCCGCCGGGCCGAGACCCCGAGCGGCCGGCTGTACACGCTGGCCGACACCGTCGGCTTCGTCCGGCACCTGCCGCACCACCTGGTCGAGGCGTTCCGCTCCACCATGGAGGAGGTCGGCGACTCCGACCTGATCCTGCACGTGGTGGACGGCTCGCACCCGACCCCGGAGGAGCAGCTCGCCGCCGTGCGCGAGGTGATCCGGGACGTCGGCGCCACCGACGTGCCCGAGATCGTCGTGATCAACAAGGCGGACGCGGCCGACCCGCTGGTCCTCCAGCGGCTGCTGCGGGTCGAGAAGCGCTCGATCGCCGTCTCGGCGCGCACCGGCCAGGGCATCGCGGAACTCCTCGCCCTGATCGACGACGAGCTGCCCCGTCCCGCGGTGGAGACCACGGCGCTCGTGCCCTACACCCACGGCAAGCTGGTCGCCCGTGCGCACGCCGAGGGCGAGGTGATCTCCGAGGAGCACACCGCGGAGGGCACCCTGCTCAAGGTCCGGGTGCACGAGGAACTGGCGGCGGACCTGGCACCGTACACACCGGTCTCCGCCTGA
- a CDS encoding RelA/SpoT family protein yields the protein MSAEATNPATAGPAVPPVPQALTASAAPAATRRKARPRLDLRRLGRAALLGSATRDKLPDAIGHVVEAHRAHHPDADIEPLRRAYVLAESSHRGQTRKSGEPYITHPLAVTLILAELGAETTTLTASLLHDTVEDTEVTLEQVREQFGEEVRYLVDGVTKLEKVDYGAAAEPETFRKMLVATGNDVRVMSIKLADRLHNMRTLGVMRPEKQARIAKVTRDVLIPLAERLGVQALKTELEDLVFAVLHPEEYARTRELIAENAARTGDPLAEVAEVVRGVLREADIPAEVLIRPRHFVSVHRVARKRGRLRGTDFGRLLVLVNEDADCYAVLGELHTCMTPVVSEFKDFIAVPKFNLYQSLHTAVALPQGRTDSPGGTPATARVVEVLIRTHQMHKVAEAGVVALGNPYAPAPDAPAHDASSAEGERVDPTRPGWLSRLLDWQRAAPDPDTFWSTLREDLAQDREITVFRPDGGTLGLPEGATCVDAAYAQYGEDAHACIGARVNGRLATLSTVLRDGDTVQLLMGQDPASEPSREWLDHAHTPAARIAIQRWLATHPGGGTHTDDGAAEPEAHGTAPAFRDGDSASPGAAGARPGAVPARPADAGGPRSRRADVLADRAGAAVRLAGCCTPVPPDEITGFAVRGGVVTVHRAGCAAVAHMKSLGRAEVGVRWGETAECRVTLVAESFGRPHLLADLTEAIALEGAEIVSATVEPPSQQRVRHTYTLELPDASRLPSLMRAMRDVPGVYDVSRAQHQTPAS from the coding sequence ATGAGTGCGGAGGCCACGAACCCCGCGACCGCTGGTCCGGCGGTGCCCCCGGTGCCGCAGGCGCTCACCGCGTCCGCGGCACCCGCGGCGACGCGCAGAAAGGCCCGGCCCCGGCTCGACCTGCGCAGGCTCGGCCGCGCCGCGCTGCTCGGCTCCGCCACCCGGGACAAACTCCCCGACGCGATCGGCCATGTCGTGGAGGCGCACCGCGCCCACCACCCCGACGCCGACATCGAACCCCTGCGCCGCGCCTACGTCCTGGCCGAGTCCTCGCACCGCGGCCAGACGCGCAAGAGCGGCGAGCCGTACATCACGCACCCGCTCGCCGTCACCCTCATCCTCGCCGAACTCGGCGCCGAGACCACGACACTGACGGCCTCACTGCTGCACGACACGGTCGAGGACACCGAGGTGACGCTGGAGCAGGTGCGGGAACAGTTCGGCGAGGAGGTCCGTTATCTGGTCGACGGCGTCACGAAACTGGAGAAGGTCGACTACGGAGCCGCCGCCGAACCGGAGACCTTCCGCAAAATGCTCGTCGCCACCGGCAACGACGTGCGCGTGATGTCGATCAAACTCGCCGACCGCCTGCACAACATGCGCACCCTCGGCGTGATGCGCCCCGAGAAGCAGGCGCGGATCGCCAAGGTCACCCGGGACGTCCTCATCCCGCTCGCCGAACGTCTCGGCGTACAGGCCCTCAAGACCGAACTGGAGGACCTGGTCTTCGCCGTCCTCCACCCCGAGGAGTACGCCCGCACCCGCGAACTCATCGCGGAGAACGCCGCCCGCACCGGCGACCCGCTCGCCGAGGTCGCCGAGGTGGTGCGCGGGGTGCTGCGCGAGGCCGACATCCCGGCCGAGGTGCTCATCCGGCCCCGGCACTTCGTCTCCGTCCACCGTGTGGCCCGCAAACGCGGCAGGCTGCGCGGTACGGACTTCGGCCGCCTGCTGGTGCTGGTGAACGAGGACGCGGACTGTTACGCCGTCCTCGGCGAACTGCACACCTGTATGACGCCGGTGGTCTCGGAGTTCAAGGACTTCATCGCCGTACCGAAGTTCAACCTCTACCAGTCCCTGCACACCGCCGTCGCCCTTCCCCAGGGCCGGACCGACTCGCCCGGCGGGACCCCCGCCACCGCCCGGGTCGTCGAAGTCCTCATCCGCACCCACCAGATGCACAAGGTCGCCGAGGCCGGCGTCGTCGCCCTCGGCAACCCGTACGCACCCGCTCCCGACGCGCCCGCGCACGACGCCTCCTCCGCCGAGGGCGAGCGCGTCGACCCCACCCGCCCCGGCTGGCTCTCCCGCCTCCTCGACTGGCAGCGGGCCGCTCCCGACCCCGACACCTTCTGGTCCACCCTGCGCGAGGACCTCGCCCAGGACCGCGAGATCACCGTCTTCCGCCCCGACGGCGGCACCCTCGGCCTGCCCGAGGGCGCCACCTGCGTGGACGCCGCCTACGCGCAGTACGGCGAGGACGCGCACGCCTGCATCGGCGCCCGGGTCAACGGCCGCCTCGCCACCCTCAGCACGGTCCTGCGCGACGGCGACACCGTCCAGCTCCTGATGGGCCAGGACCCCGCCTCCGAGCCCTCCCGCGAATGGCTGGACCACGCCCACACACCGGCCGCCCGCATCGCCATCCAGCGCTGGCTGGCCACCCACCCCGGCGGCGGCACCCACACGGACGACGGCGCGGCCGAGCCGGAGGCCCATGGCACCGCCCCCGCGTTCCGTGACGGCGACAGCGCGAGTCCCGGCGCCGCCGGAGCGCGCCCGGGAGCGGTGCCCGCGCGTCCCGCGGACGCCGGCGGGCCGCGCTCCCGGCGCGCCGACGTCCTGGCGGACCGCGCCGGCGCCGCCGTACGGCTCGCCGGGTGCTGTACGCCCGTACCGCCCGACGAGATCACCGGCTTCGCGGTGCGCGGGGGAGTGGTGACCGTGCACCGCGCGGGGTGCGCCGCGGTGGCGCACATGAAGAGCCTGGGGCGCGCCGAGGTCGGCGTGCGCTGGGGGGAGACCGCCGAGTGCCGGGTCACCCTGGTCGCGGAATCGTTCGGCCGCCCCCATCTGCTCGCCGACCTCACCGAGGCCATCGCCCTGGAAGGCGCCGAGATCGTCTCCGCCACCGTCGAGCCGCCCAGCCAGCAGCGGGTGCGCCACACCTACACCCTCGAACTCCCCGACGCCTCCCGCCTCCCGTCCCTCATGCGCGCCATGCGGGACGTACCAGGCGTGTACGACGTGAGCCGCGCCCAGCACCAGACCCCCGCGTCCTGA
- a CDS encoding M1 family metallopeptidase, producing the protein MPLSPRPRLRPPTQPETSPYHPRPRVEPDTRAHRTRSARRRYRKAALLASAVSLCLVAAAAPAEPLGVGDRLFPYLGNPGYDVASYDLALTYSGAQDKPLEAVTTIDAWTTADLERVNLDFTHGTVRSVEVDGLPAGFTSAGEDLVVTPHHPLTEGRWFRITVRHTSDPVYGKDEQGGWVRTADGLAMANQADAAHLVFPSNDHPSDKAMFTFRVTAPNAYTVVANGLPGGADRDGPTTTWTYRTRHPMATELAQVSIGRSAVVRREGPHGLPLRDVVPATDREKLEPWLAKTPGQIAWMESKIGQYPFETYGVLMAQASTGFELETQTLSLFEKSLFTEPGYPKWYLESIMVHELSHQWFGDSVTPRAWSDVWLNEGHATWYEALYSEETANRPMEARMKAAYGASDRWREAGGPPARPKPPAPGQKIDLFRPNVYDGAALILYALRQEIGRPAFERLERLWVREHRDATATTGDFVRLASAVAGRDLGDFLRPWLYDRKTPPMPGHPDWKPTAAAKAAEPHLRR; encoded by the coding sequence ATGCCGCTCAGTCCCCGCCCCCGCCTCCGTCCCCCGACCCAGCCCGAGACCTCCCCGTACCACCCCCGTCCCCGCGTCGAGCCCGACACCCGCGCGCACCGCACCCGCTCCGCAAGGCGCCGGTACCGCAAGGCGGCCCTGCTCGCCTCCGCCGTCTCCCTCTGCCTCGTCGCCGCCGCGGCCCCGGCGGAACCCCTCGGCGTCGGCGACCGTCTCTTCCCGTACCTCGGCAACCCCGGCTACGACGTCGCCTCATACGACCTGGCCCTCACCTACAGCGGCGCCCAGGACAAGCCGCTGGAGGCCGTGACGACCATCGACGCCTGGACCACCGCCGACCTGGAGCGCGTGAACCTCGACTTCACCCACGGCACCGTGCGCTCGGTGGAGGTCGACGGACTCCCGGCCGGCTTCACCAGCGCCGGCGAGGACCTGGTCGTCACCCCGCACCACCCGCTGACCGAGGGCCGCTGGTTCCGGATCACCGTGCGGCACACCAGCGACCCCGTCTACGGCAAGGACGAGCAGGGCGGCTGGGTGCGCACCGCCGACGGGCTCGCCATGGCCAACCAGGCCGACGCCGCCCACCTGGTGTTCCCCTCCAACGACCACCCGTCCGACAAGGCCATGTTCACCTTCCGGGTCACCGCGCCCAACGCCTACACGGTCGTGGCCAACGGCCTGCCCGGCGGAGCGGACCGGGACGGCCCCACCACCACCTGGACCTACCGCACCCGGCACCCCATGGCCACCGAACTCGCCCAGGTGTCCATCGGCCGTTCCGCCGTGGTCCGCCGCGAGGGACCGCACGGGCTGCCCCTGCGCGACGTCGTCCCCGCCACCGACCGCGAGAAGCTCGAACCGTGGCTCGCGAAGACGCCCGGCCAGATCGCCTGGATGGAGAGCAAGATCGGCCAGTACCCCTTCGAGACGTACGGCGTGCTCATGGCGCAGGCGTCCACGGGCTTCGAACTGGAGACACAGACCCTCTCCCTCTTCGAGAAGAGCTTGTTCACCGAGCCCGGCTACCCGAAGTGGTACCTGGAATCGATCATGGTGCACGAGCTGTCCCACCAGTGGTTCGGCGACAGCGTCACCCCGCGCGCCTGGTCCGACGTCTGGCTGAACGAGGGGCACGCCACCTGGTACGAGGCGCTGTACAGCGAGGAGACCGCGAACCGGCCCATGGAGGCGCGGATGAAGGCCGCGTACGGCGCCTCCGACCGCTGGCGCGAGGCCGGCGGCCCGCCCGCCCGGCCCAAGCCGCCCGCCCCCGGCCAGAAGATCGACCTCTTCCGGCCCAACGTCTACGACGGCGCCGCCCTCATCCTCTACGCCCTGCGGCAGGAGATCGGCCGGCCGGCCTTCGAGCGGCTGGAGCGCCTCTGGGTCCGGGAGCACCGCGACGCCACCGCCACCACCGGCGACTTCGTCCGGCTGGCCTCGGCCGTCGCCGGCCGCGACCTCGGCGACTTCCTGCGGCCCTGGCTCTACGACCGGAAGACCCCGCCGATGCCCGGCCACCCGGACTGGAAGCCGACGGCGGCGGCCAAGGCGGCCGAGCCCCACCTCCGGCGATAA